The DNA window gtcccgtcccgtctgtgTACCAAACGGTATCTTAAAGATCCATaagttataaaataaaaagggtCACCGCATTTTATATCACAAAGTTTAGGGGCCGTTTGTAAAATAAGCCACAAGTTTTAACTATTGCATATTACACCGTTCTTTTTAAATTGCATTAATTTAACTACTTCGTTAATTTAACTGTCTAAGTAAACGTTAAGTATTGATGTGATATAGATAAAATCCACATTGAAGAACACCTTAATCCTCAATTTCATTGTTTAgttgtgacagcccgtctcgaacatatatattatttatcctCGAGAACGTGGAAATTTCTATTATACCCTTGTTATTAttgagttgtgtgtgtgtgtattaactAAGGTTTTGGACCAATAGGTTTTATCCCTTATTATTTGGACCTAATTAGAACTAAAGACTTAAGATTTTGGTTGGTTGACTGCAAACTGGACCGCACACACATACCCTCCCCTTATCCCATTGACTCTCTTTCTCCTCCATCTCGCATTTTCTTCCatgtccgtacaattgtacgaaCAAACCTTGAACCCTCCATTTCACGCACGAATCGAGCTCGTGGTTAGCATCATCCTCTTCATCTCATCGTCACGCACTCATCTATACCATTTTTAGAACATGAAGACCTCATTTTCCCGAGAACCCAGTTTTGGGTCACTGTTCATGTACTCATGTTATCGAAGTTTTTAAGAGATTTAAAGCTACTAGTGAGCTTTAGGACATCTTCATAAAGCTCGGAGGAGAAAAACGAAGTGAATTGGACGTCAGGAAGTTGAGTTTGAcgagtttcaagtttggccggattatcgaggtTCCTCCAGCGAAATCCCgtggatttcaaggcttgaaagtggtaaggttttgttcctctcatcctaagcttcattttggtacaaatttcatgaaatttggttgagaaatgagcgGGAAATGACGATTTAAAGTTTTCTAGTTTTCCGGCAACGGCGTCGGTCACCGGAGTTCGAAGGTTGAAGACgacagaatattccatcaagtttaacggaatattctgacggCGTCAGGTTAGTTTTAACAGAATATGCTGTTTTTTTACGGAATATTCCTTAACGCCGTTAAAGATTCTGTTAGGCGTGCCAAGCACGTGgctgcgcgtgggggcgcatttggccgtgccttggctggagcgtgagggcgcgtgggtgattgaatttttttttctaaaaatatgaggatgttcctgaggttgagtagatcatggtggtatattcaaataccccatttgagctttgtatgagaagttatttcctagttttgtatatgtgctttaaataacgtttattcagttatttcgcatataggtaaGACATATCCTGAGTacgagcgccatcaatcgaggctcatgagctacgacccttcgacataccagtgagtgggcttttggttttctgtatatacctatatacttgagtttttcccagaaaatgaaacTGAATGATTATTCATTTTGAAATGGCATGCAAAGTAtctgtctattttattatgcattagtagttgcatatatttatatttggtGTTGCGGACGCAtaggtaagtgccaggtaagttcataaattaaagatatgaggttacttcagttatgtgagatatgatgtgatgtattgagagcttATAAACCTGTACCCCAATGTTAGTGCTCCTGCCCAGAGTTAGGgtacagtccttcacgtgatgtttacctcccgcaccatatgctctcCTTGGATCCACTTTAGGTGCACacgcttgtcgtacataccactataggtggttccgactcgtaagtgagccgcgatcattcgcacagccttcacgtgatcgtagcactaaagCATATTTACTTTAtacctagtcttgtcgtacagaccactttaagTGGTTTCGACttgtgtgcaggatttgatttgatatgattgagattggttatgagctatacaTACTCAGCCTTGCAGTTGAATTAGAGGGATTTGGCATATGCGATatttgacattgatacattttgCCTGGATTACTTGtagcattgcattgagatactttggcatggtatacttctatggattttcatcttgagtatgatttctGTTATAgcttattattactattattttctgggaaattatataggttttacggtgatgggttagaacttttgacaaatgaaatgattttgaaaagttttgtttttgcccactcacactttctgttttacgcccctccaggttttaggtagaagtgcttggtggatcacgaggattTCGGCCGGGGTTTTTACAGAATATCATTAATGTAGaatcacctttgggtgttgaATAATTAAtacttgtcctgcttgactACACTTAGACTATTTATGCTCTaattgtgtatttcacacttaatcttgcTCTAGCACTGTATCTTAGCTagtactctagttgatttggtttttgtttattcgcaATTTcttatatctctattgcttccgcactgtgcacatgactacgtcaccctcacgtgacgaccATCATACTTtgatctaggtcggggtgtgtcatagtACTTTACTTGTCTCATGTCCCTAATTTAACATTAAATAAATATTGTACATTTCTTTTGAACAACAAATATTATTTACTTTATGGGGGAAAGAGTAGCCTTAGctgctaacaataatgtggttcaaattcgtcattagcaagaatcaaacataagacatttcacttacaagtgaagagaaataccactaaactgtagtattaagtggcatCAGTAGTGTAGCTTTTAAACATATAACAAAtaaggcctaatcggataaatggtctcCGTGGTCATAAGATATTCGGATGATAacccctgtggtaaaaaaatttagatttaaacccctgtggtcatagtatgttaggatttaaacccatgtggtctaagtctgttaggatttatgcccttctgtCATTCCTCCATTAGGCTTAGGTTGGCAAAAtaggataaatggtccccgtggtcataaggtattcggaagatagtccctgtggtaaaaaaaattcagatttaaacccctgtggtctaagtttGTTAAGATTTATGCCCGAAACTAGAGGTTCTGTTATTTCTCCGCTAAGCTTACATGTGGAACTAATAAATCACataattcattaaaattcaagatctaataaatcaaataattcaaaatgccTTTATAAAATTAACGAGTTTTTTACTCCCGAATGTCCAACCGattaattaattctttatacatattctatttttctttgaCAAATAAGACAGTAATTGttgacgttttcccagaatTTTACGTAAACCTCTCTGAGATAAATAGTTTTTTTGTGTAATTGTAAATGTGAAGTAAGTCTTCGTATCCTATTGGTGAAACTAACTATTTGAAATTCAACAAATCCACTGTTTTcgtctttttcttcttgtgaaataactaagatgaatgaatttttttaccataaaCTGAAATCTTCTCCCCCCATCCCCCCATTTTTATTGTaagatattttttattgatagatACTTAGAGAAACTCTGCTCAACCTGTAAGCTTAACGAAGGAATGACATAACCTCtaatttcatgcataaatcctaatagacttagaccacggggaccatttatccgatttggccaacctaaacctaatggaggaatgacagaagggcataaatcctaacagacttaaaccacaggggtttaaatcctaacagaccgtgaccacatgggtttaaatccaaatttttttaccacaggagctatcatccgaataccttatgaccacgggaaccatttatccgattaggccaaCAAATAAATATGTCTTAGCCGACGACCACTAAAACAAAATCTTGAATGCATGCATATAGTTTTATCAAATATCAACGTAAATATATGTATCAACCTCATTTAGTTTGAACGAGGGATCTTctccggattctctttgtgaggatcccagaGATTCTccaatcgtgtccgttcatcttacatcgtgtggtcagaaattattgtaatatttttatttaaaatagaaTATGAATAGTACTTAAGAAAACTGATCACACGATGTACAATAAACAGACACAATTAAACAATTCTCGAGATTCTTACAAGGAGCATCTGGAAAAGATCCTCATTCATTTAGTTTAGTTCCTACTTGAATTTGTCTCGAACTTGCCTCTACCCTCTACCATGAGTTGGTCTACGGGCAGATAATtaagtatgatttttttttattgaataaaCATGATTGTTTATACGTTAAAACTTTTCATCAATCAAATCCATTGAAAACTTGGTGTACGCAAAGCATTGGGAAAATTACAAGAACATTGTAATATTCTTCCAAGAAGCATATATACAATTTGGTTGAGCTACATATATCTTGCTCTCTTTAAGACGATTCAAGCCCATTGCGGATTGATAAAAGTTCACGAACCAGTGCAACAATATAATTCTTGACTTGTCCCCTCCAAGACATAATAGCCAACAAAATTGTGTTTAACTCAAACCTTTCTGCACAAAAAAAGAAGAGTCCAAAACTCAACCACTAGAACAGCTTTCTTTGGCCAATATAAGTAAAAGATAGAAAGTATAGAGGAATAAAGATTGTAGTTGTTAGGAAATTGGTAGTAGGATCATATATAAAAAGATAATGAGAAAATTgctaataattatatatttaggggtgtgatatccacacacccctttttacttcttccaCATCTTTTTGGTTTTCAGCCGTctgatcggatgaattgaagaagatcaacagacataaattaacaagggatgtgtgagaagtaaaaatgggtgtgtaagaagtaaaaaggggtgtgtggatagcacaccccatatATTTACTGTCACCCTTAGTAAATAGAGTAATAAACAcaaattaacaaagaaaaaatattaCAAGAGTTACAAAAGATGAAAAGTTAAAGACTCCATCTTAATTTTTCATTAACTACAAATACTCACAgttataattaatttaatttaaatttgcaaAAATCACTTGAGAAATAACTAGAAAAAATCAGAAGAAAATACGGAAATCACTTACTGAAAAAAATTTGGTCTTTAAAGCTTTCCATTTTAATATTCCAGCCTTGAATCACGAGTAGTAGTTGTGTATTTTTGGAGTTACCATTTACACATCATCAGATAGGTTGGAGATGATGATATATCTCTTAACCAATAATGGCGGGTTGGTTTGGATCGATTCTTGATTTGTGTAAAgataaaaatacataacaaatttCTCTTCTAAAAGCTACAGAACGTAGTACCAATATGAGTGATTGCTCAAATGAAAGCACAAATGAAGCAGTCTAAGGAGAGCATCAAAGCAACAACGGTTGCCTTCTCCAAATGGCGCCCCATGTTCTTCTCCAAAGGGAATCAAGTTTGTTTTCATATGGTGAAAAATCATAAATAACTAAATCATTTATATTATTACAcgtattaattataattaaaaaaattaaattaaatatatgtcGGTCGGTTCGATTAATCGCAATCTACGAATTTTGGGAATGGGTTGCCAAACTGATTAAAGTTGGTGCGGTTCGGTTTAACCACAGGaaatttaaaaaccaaaacaaaaataccAAATCAAGCCAAACTTCCGATGTATTCGGACGGTTCAgttggtttgtttttttttttaaatgcccAACCTTAAAAACTATTGTCTATTTTATTTGCCCTTCGAAGCTAGGGTTTGCTAAGATTATAAACAACTTTTAGGGTTGCATTTtgataatataaaatttgctatTTCTCTCATACTTCTAGTGAATTCCAAATTATGTGCTCTCTTAAGAATAACGTTGTTTATTATTCATTGTCACGTTGCATCATTAGCgatcaagaaaaacaaaatacaagttTACAAGTCACTACTTACATCCCCTCCAAGTTTACAAGGATAacattttaaacaaacaaaaccttAACTTTCCAATTATTTGTCTTTATCCAATCACATCTCTCCTAAATATCTAATTTACAaatcatttttatataaattcgATCATTCCAGAGATGAGACGTTACGTGTCCCCTGTCCCTCATCTCCACGTGTCACGCCCACAAGCGTTTTCGGCATCACTGCTTCGCTGTCTGAAGTTATGAACACTGAAGTTATGAACAGCAGCACCGACCCAGAAATTACAGATTATCGGATAGGCTCGACGCCTCCacccgaaaattaaaaattaaaaattaattgaaaattttattatttcgcCATCTCAAAGGCTGTCGACCAATCACGTTCCAATCCACTTTGGACCGGCAACCGGGTACAGCCGGTTCCCCATCTCTCATCAACTTCGATATATATAGGCCAAATTGGATTGTTCATTCCGCGATTATACAACGCTTGCATGATGACTTTGTGGTGAAAAAATTAGgaattaaacccctgtggtctagaatgttagcaaatttagttcAAAAGTAAGATTTTTGTTAAAAGACTGTTAAAAATTGAGGTAAAACTGTATTTTCAGTTTCAATTGACATTGAATtggaccttttttttatttaaaaaattaagcattattttttttgttaatttttataaaaaaaattatttattttaaatatcaaTTGGAACTGAAAATATAGTTTTACCCATACTTTTAATAGTCATAACAGAAATCTTATTTtgaactaaatttgcaaatattCTAGACCATAAGGATTTAATTCCTATTTCTTTCACCACGGGTCATCATGCAAGTTTCCTATGACCAcggatgaataatccaatttggccATATATATAAACTTAGAACGACCACTTCAAAGACACTACTGCTACTTAGCTACACTATACCAGTGAGCTTAATTCGGGAGCAAATATCGACCGTCCAATCATCTCAACCATGCCGATCCGGAACATCGCCGTGGGCCGACCCGAGGAAACGTACCACCCGGACGCGTTGAGGGCTGCGTTAGCCGAGTTCATCTCGACGCTCATCTTCGTTTTCGCCGGCGAGGGCTCCGGAATGGCATTCGCCAAGCTAACCGATGACGCCGCAACTACTCCCTCAGGCCTCGTCGCCGCCGCGCTCGCCCACGCCTTCGGCCTTTTCGTCGCCGTCACCATCAGCGCCAACATCTCCGGCGGACACGTCAACCCCGCCGTCACCTTCGGCGCCTTCATCGGCGGCAATATCTCTCTCCTCCGCGGCCTCCTCTACTGGATCGCCCAGCTCCTCGGGGCCACCGTCGCCTGCGGCCTCCTCAAGTTGGTCACCAACGGCCAGGTAACTTTCTCATCTCCCACTTCCCACTCCACGTTCCGTTAATACCGTTTTTTTAGGTAAATAAAAAAGTGACTTAAGCTACGGGTTTTGATACGGTGCTTCGCAGACTACCgctgctttctccctgtccccGGGAGTGGGAGTGTGGAACGCGTTCGTTTTCGAGATCGTGATGACGTTCGGACTGGTCTACACGGTCTACGCGACCGCGATTGACCCGAAGAAAGGGAGCGTGGGGACAATCGCGCCCATCGCGATTGGTTTCATCGTTGGCGCCAACATTTTGGCGGGTGGGGCTTTTGACGGGGCGTCCATGAACCCGGCCGTTTCTTTCGGGCCGGCGTTGGTGAGCTGGAGCTGGGAGAACCACTGGGTCTACTGGGCCGGGCCTTTGATCGGCGCCGGGATCGCCGGGGTCATCTACGAGTTCGTGTTCATCGGCAACAGCGGCCACGAGCAACTGCCCTCCACTGACTACTAATTGATTAAGCCTTAAGTAAGCTTAATTAAGGAGTCATAAGATTTAATTACATTTGCATGCATGCTGGGTTTTGGACCTTTGAGTTCTTGTGTTTCGTTTCATCAAGAAAATCATGATCATGATCGTTGTCGTCATGAGTTGATCTCCATCGTTGATTTGTAATTTGTTTTGCATGCTCTCCGCTGTTGTGTCACTAAATTCCATTTATCTTTTGTATTTACTGTATTTTAAATTGTTCTTAATTTTATCGACTGCTAGTTTGGACCCTACGAGAATGATCGGAGAAAAGCAAATACTAAGGTGGGGTTTAGTTAAAAAGTTAAATCTGGAACCTCACTTAATTTTTCGGTAGGTTTAACCTACCCTTTACGGTAAAAACCACCCTGCATGCAACTGATTTGACCCTTGCCACCGACAATATAATATTTTCTTGGATTCGTTCATAATCATATGATTAATATTACACTAATCATATTTTTAAACTACGCTGGTGAATCAAATTATAGAAAACTTAGAGCGTACTTGCCAGGTAATTAAATTCTTATTATCATTATGACAGATCATAAATAATACATCATCATTACttgataatttaaaataattcgtAATAAAATCAATTGTCTCAAAGTATATAACTAACGAGAATTAACGTATGCATGCATATGTGAGGCTGAATTTCAAGTGAATTGATCCTTTTTTAAcggagaaaaaaaaacttatacaTGCATCTGATGATGTGTCTGTGTGTTTGATTCCTCTTTTTCAATATGTAGTTTGAATAGAAATGGTATTCATATTTTGTGCAATATATTGAAATTAAGCAAGCAGAAAACATACATTTTGAAACTAATTACAACTAGCTACAAGATATTCTTATTTATAAATGGTATATATTTAGAAGTAATATTACCAACCTAGCTAAAGCTAAGCTTGGCCAACGTAAATacaatttatataaatat is part of the Malus domestica chromosome 12, GDT2T_hap1 genome and encodes:
- the LOC103449988 gene encoding aquaporin TIP1-1 — protein: MPIRNIAVGRPEETYHPDALRAALAEFISTLIFVFAGEGSGMAFAKLTDDAATTPSGLVAAALAHAFGLFVAVTISANISGGHVNPAVTFGAFIGGNISLLRGLLYWIAQLLGATVACGLLKLVTNGQTTAAFSLSPGVGVWNAFVFEIVMTFGLVYTVYATAIDPKKGSVGTIAPIAIGFIVGANILAGGAFDGASMNPAVSFGPALVSWSWENHWVYWAGPLIGAGIAGVIYEFVFIGNSGHEQLPSTDY